The following coding sequences lie in one Desulfatiglans anilini DSM 4660 genomic window:
- the asnB gene encoding asparagine synthase B, protein MCGIAGCIGTTDTETVNRMLDALGHRGPDDRGIHPRENLVFGHTRLSIVDVAKGHQPILANGGSAGIICNGEIYNFRQLKHSLRPKHSFKTDSDTEVILHLYQEKGPECVKELDGMFAFALFDNDAFLMARDPIGIKPLYYGYRQGALYFTSELGAMTLAGVDEVHEFPAGHYYTPESGFVRYYDIPPIEDHLLTDIEPVCRRIRETFVRAVKKRLLADSEVPVGSFCSGGLDSSLVAAIAAEEIPNLHTFVVGMKDASGDVSDDVKAAKIAAAHIGSTHHELLFTEAEYHEALPLVIQKLETYDPSLVRCAVPCYFTCKLAARYVTVVLTGEGADELFTGYHYMKHFPFDKLNLEARRCIGNLHNINLQRADRMGMHFNLELRVPFLDVDMIDLSMKIPAELKIREHHGAKIEKWILRMAFEDTDYLPDDILWRYKVQYTQGAGCESLGEQMAEAAMSDEEYLQIRAENPEAVISSKEAAYYFKIFREFHPQDSILGSIGIWTGFDFAEEREKVKGTVDGELKHDHSQDQEDLSKLATA, encoded by the coding sequence ATGTGTGGTATTGCGGGGTGCATAGGCACCACAGATACGGAAACCGTCAACCGGATGCTGGACGCGTTGGGTCATCGCGGACCCGATGACCGGGGAATCCATCCCCGGGAGAACCTGGTATTCGGACACACCCGTCTTTCGATTGTAGACGTCGCCAAAGGACATCAGCCGATTCTGGCCAATGGGGGCAGCGCGGGGATCATCTGCAATGGGGAGATCTATAATTTCCGTCAACTCAAACATTCACTGCGGCCCAAACATTCCTTCAAGACCGATTCCGACACCGAAGTGATCCTGCACCTCTATCAGGAAAAAGGACCCGAATGCGTGAAGGAATTGGATGGCATGTTCGCCTTCGCCCTCTTCGACAACGATGCATTCCTGATGGCCCGCGACCCGATCGGCATCAAACCCCTCTATTACGGCTACCGGCAGGGCGCCCTCTACTTCACATCGGAGCTGGGCGCCATGACCCTGGCCGGTGTCGACGAGGTCCATGAATTTCCGGCCGGGCATTACTACACCCCCGAGAGCGGATTCGTCCGCTACTACGACATCCCGCCCATCGAGGATCACCTCTTGACGGACATCGAACCGGTCTGCCGCAGGATCCGGGAGACCTTCGTCCGGGCCGTCAAGAAAAGGCTCCTCGCCGACTCGGAGGTCCCGGTCGGATCGTTTTGCAGCGGCGGCCTCGACAGCAGTCTCGTTGCCGCCATCGCGGCCGAGGAAATCCCCAACCTGCACACCTTCGTAGTCGGGATGAAGGATGCCTCAGGGGATGTCAGCGATGACGTCAAGGCAGCAAAGATCGCCGCTGCGCATATCGGATCCACCCATCATGAGCTGCTCTTTACGGAAGCGGAATATCACGAGGCGCTGCCGCTCGTAATCCAGAAGCTCGAGACCTACGACCCGTCGCTGGTCCGCTGCGCCGTCCCCTGCTATTTCACCTGCAAACTCGCCGCCCGTTACGTCACGGTCGTGCTCACAGGGGAAGGGGCCGACGAACTCTTCACGGGCTACCACTACATGAAGCACTTCCCGTTCGATAAACTCAATCTGGAAGCCCGCCGCTGCATCGGCAATCTCCACAACATCAATCTGCAGCGCGCGGACCGTATGGGGATGCATTTTAATCTGGAACTGCGGGTCCCGTTCCTGGATGTCGACATGATCGACCTCAGTATGAAGATCCCCGCCGAACTCAAAATCCGAGAGCACCACGGGGCCAAGATCGAAAAATGGATCCTGCGCATGGCATTCGAAGACACCGACTATCTCCCGGACGACATCCTGTGGCGTTACAAGGTGCAGTACACCCAGGGAGCGGGCTGTGAAAGCCTGGGTGAACAGATGGCCGAAGCAGCCATGAGCGACGAAGAATATCTGCAAATCAGGGCGGAAAACCCCGAGGCTGTCATCAGCAGCAAGGAAGCCGCCTACTATTTCAAGATCTTTCGGGAATTTCACCCGCAGGACTCCATCCTGGGGTCCATCGGCATCTGGACCGGCTTCGATTTCGCTGAAGAGCGGGAGAAGGTCAAAGGGACCGTTGACGGTGAACTGAAACACGACCACTCGCAGGACCAAGAAGACCTGTCGAAGCTCGCCACCGCCTGA
- a CDS encoding NAD(P)/FAD-dependent oxidoreductase, with the protein MALPSQSKYVIIGAGIHGLSTAWHLAKTLKNRPGAGSGKDILVLDKTAIGAGASGIACGVIRNNYFQPAMRELMAHSVAIWQEDAEKYGYRPVGYMQISPEVMHEDVAEIYRQQKAIGYTSAFIEGEKDCLEYMRKNVFEDWQAKNITSILHEKLGGYAHNTRSLYRLADKAEAEGVRVMTGVSVTGIRTQGGAVTHVETDNGAIACDWLIVAPGPWAKTFWDMLDLPERVDIKDRNGNVHSDIPMWTYWCLVEGTLGVPPEYAMDNRGQMPPVMHVDSDAPLYSSEDGSLITDEIWGIYYKPDFHFGGVQGGAAPYKVEGDVKVDPYGIDSPDFVVGPEFVHMWTSALAHCQKRYEDRYRDYKNEPSGGLGCFTPDNFPIFDRFKDNCYMILDSNHGYKMIGVGELVANEVLGEEQALLKPFRFDRYRKGELHPVSHSPFPWS; encoded by the coding sequence ATGGCACTTCCATCCCAATCCAAATATGTGATTATCGGCGCGGGAATCCACGGCCTGAGCACGGCCTGGCACCTCGCCAAAACCTTGAAAAACCGCCCCGGAGCAGGCTCCGGCAAGGATATCCTCGTGCTCGACAAGACGGCGATCGGCGCCGGCGCCTCCGGCATCGCCTGCGGCGTCATCCGCAACAACTACTTTCAGCCCGCCATGCGCGAACTGATGGCGCACAGCGTCGCCATCTGGCAGGAGGATGCCGAAAAGTACGGCTACCGCCCGGTGGGCTACATGCAGATCTCCCCGGAGGTGATGCATGAGGATGTGGCCGAGATTTACCGCCAGCAAAAGGCCATCGGCTATACCTCCGCCTTCATCGAAGGGGAAAAGGATTGCCTCGAATACATGCGGAAAAACGTCTTCGAGGACTGGCAGGCGAAGAACATCACCTCCATCCTGCACGAGAAGCTCGGCGGATACGCCCACAACACCCGCTCCCTTTACCGTTTGGCGGACAAGGCCGAAGCGGAGGGTGTCCGGGTCATGACGGGCGTGAGCGTCACGGGCATCCGCACCCAAGGGGGCGCCGTAACCCATGTGGAGACCGACAACGGTGCAATCGCCTGCGATTGGCTGATCGTGGCCCCCGGCCCCTGGGCGAAGACCTTCTGGGACATGCTCGACCTGCCCGAGCGCGTTGACATCAAGGATCGGAACGGAAACGTCCACAGCGACATTCCGATGTGGACCTACTGGTGCCTCGTGGAGGGCACGCTCGGGGTCCCGCCCGAATATGCCATGGACAACCGGGGGCAGATGCCGCCGGTCATGCACGTCGATTCGGATGCCCCGCTCTATTCGAGCGAGGACGGCTCTCTCATCACCGACGAGATATGGGGCATCTATTACAAGCCGGATTTCCACTTCGGCGGCGTACAGGGCGGAGCCGCCCCTTACAAGGTTGAAGGCGACGTCAAAGTCGATCCGTACGGCATCGACTCGCCTGATTTCGTGGTGGGTCCGGAGTTCGTCCACATGTGGACCTCGGCGCTGGCCCACTGTCAGAAGCGCTACGAAGACCGCTACCGGGACTATAAGAACGAGCCCTCCGGCGGACTGGGGTGCTTCACACCTGATAACTTCCCCATCTTCGACCGCTTCAAAGACAATTGCTACATGATCCTCGACTCCAACCACGGCTACAAGATGATCGGCGTCGGTGAACTGGTCGCCAACGAAGTGCTGGGAGAGGAGCAGGCCCTGCTGAAGCCCTTCCGGTTCGACCGCTACCGGAAAGGCGAACTGCACCCGGTATCGCACAGCCCCTTTCCCTGGAGCTGA
- a CDS encoding MBL fold metallo-hydrolase, protein MGIPKPLCECGVCSEARHKGGRYRRTGPSAFIHDEHVLIDTPAEICEQINRCGLNRIDHLLFTHLDPDHVEGFRVVEQMALDFRSWEAYPEKRIRLHLPAVLDERIREIRSIYGPLIDFYERQGYVERSVFDGTARIGGLLVTAIPVNRGAQTAFVLVFENARSRIVYAPCDIKPFPEERAEVQRADLLVIQPGIFEEGLKHGFHYPAGHISRQTLYTFEETLALAGRLAARQVLFVHIEEYWNRGYDDYRVLEDALPNARFAYDGLTVRV, encoded by the coding sequence ATGGGCATCCCCAAGCCCCTTTGCGAATGCGGGGTCTGCAGCGAAGCGCGGCATAAAGGGGGACGATACCGGCGAACGGGGCCTTCGGCCTTCATCCACGATGAACACGTCCTGATCGACACCCCGGCCGAGATCTGCGAGCAGATCAACCGGTGTGGGCTCAATCGGATCGACCATCTGCTCTTTACCCACCTCGACCCCGATCACGTGGAAGGGTTCCGAGTCGTGGAGCAGATGGCGCTCGATTTCCGGTCCTGGGAAGCCTACCCCGAGAAGCGGATCCGCCTGCATCTCCCCGCCGTCTTGGACGAGCGCATCCGTGAGATCCGGTCCATATACGGACCGCTGATCGATTTTTACGAGAGGCAGGGCTACGTTGAACGGTCCGTCTTCGATGGAACGGCCCGGATCGGCGGTTTGCTCGTGACGGCGATCCCGGTCAATCGGGGCGCCCAGACAGCGTTCGTGCTCGTCTTCGAGAACGCCCGCAGCCGGATCGTCTATGCGCCCTGCGACATCAAGCCCTTTCCGGAGGAGCGTGCCGAGGTGCAGCGTGCCGATCTGCTGGTCATCCAACCCGGGATCTTCGAGGAGGGGCTGAAGCACGGGTTCCATTATCCTGCGGGGCACATCTCCCGGCAGACGCTTTACACCTTCGAGGAGACCCTGGCGCTGGCCGGGCGCCTCGCAGCCCGCCAGGTCCTCTTCGTACACATCGAAGAGTACTGGAACCGGGGCTATGACGACTATCGGGTGCTCGAAGACGCACTGCCCAATGCGCGTTTCGCCTACGACGGGCTGACGGTCCGTGTGTGA
- a CDS encoding trimethylamine--corrinoid methyltransferase, giving the protein MQLPMNGYIDRIHQDALRVLEEVGVRCAHPEVRSLFEGTGLAAYDETSGHIHVLSPLVEQALQSAPKRDRYWIGDNAFGVGGTAPFVYDDETGELIPPTFDHLVRIAKIVQAADEVAFMARGVLIKNAEVPVMETLIEHCSKPIYVAAVTPEGIDKAREIHETRGGLTLQFSIINSPLNVIESMIEPFIAAVRAGIPIYVSTMPMAGLSAPYSMSGLLTLTHAEALFGITLTQLINPEVTVVHAGLPSIANIQKNYAVDLGLVAHNVANLLMEKVNRPLGLPSIQTACTTSQDAPNGKAEEEAVKGFGLMKQHGFHQMRHAFGFLRELISFSIAKLERHIELCRETGSEAAPDYPLEPYDEEGFEAIRRNGSQANYMRDDHTLKNTGKAFIC; this is encoded by the coding sequence ATGCAGCTACCTATGAACGGATACATCGATCGCATACACCAGGACGCGCTCCGCGTGCTGGAGGAAGTCGGCGTCCGCTGCGCCCACCCTGAGGTCAGGTCCCTTTTCGAGGGCACCGGCCTTGCAGCCTACGACGAAACCTCCGGGCACATCCACGTGCTCTCGCCGCTCGTGGAGCAAGCCCTGCAGTCTGCACCGAAACGGGACCGCTACTGGATCGGCGACAATGCCTTCGGGGTCGGTGGAACAGCCCCGTTCGTCTACGATGACGAGACCGGCGAACTCATCCCTCCCACCTTCGACCACCTGGTCCGAATCGCGAAGATCGTCCAGGCAGCGGATGAGGTGGCCTTCATGGCCCGCGGCGTCCTGATCAAAAACGCCGAGGTCCCGGTGATGGAGACCTTGATCGAGCACTGCTCGAAGCCGATCTACGTGGCCGCCGTCACCCCCGAAGGGATCGACAAGGCCCGAGAAATCCACGAGACCCGGGGAGGACTCACCCTCCAGTTTTCTATCATCAACAGCCCCCTCAACGTGATCGAGAGCATGATCGAGCCCTTCATCGCGGCCGTCCGGGCCGGGATCCCGATCTACGTGTCGACCATGCCCATGGCCGGGCTCTCCGCCCCATACTCCATGTCCGGTCTGCTCACGTTGACCCACGCCGAGGCCCTTTTCGGAATCACCTTGACCCAGCTCATCAACCCAGAGGTCACGGTGGTCCATGCCGGGCTGCCCTCGATCGCCAACATCCAGAAAAACTATGCCGTAGACCTCGGGCTGGTCGCCCACAACGTCGCGAACCTTCTGATGGAAAAGGTCAACCGGCCGCTGGGCCTGCCCTCCATCCAGACCGCCTGCACGACCAGCCAGGATGCCCCCAACGGCAAGGCCGAGGAGGAGGCCGTCAAGGGCTTCGGCCTGATGAAGCAGCACGGCTTCCACCAGATGCGCCATGCCTTCGGGTTCCTGCGCGAGCTCATCTCCTTTTCGATCGCGAAACTCGAGCGCCACATCGAGCTGTGCCGCGAAACCGGTTCGGAGGCCGCCCCCGATTATCCTCTGGAGCCCTACGACGAAGAGGGGTTCGAGGCCATCCGAAGGAACGGGAGCCAGGCGAACTACATGCGCGATGACCACACGCTGAAGAACACCGGAAAGGCCTTTATCTGCTGA
- a CDS encoding nitrilase-related carbon-nitrogen hydrolase, giving the protein MRIAVCQTSPVLLDVQANLADVIEKIHAGREQGAEMVVFPELALTGYFVGHHYPKVALRMDSKEIRQIAEATRGTAAVVGFIEESPSMNFYNSALVAVDGELLFAYRKLNLPNYGVFEERKYYSSGKRVPVFRYGGYCFAVYVCNDLWHPSLPYLGVTQKADVFITVINSSKESMGEGFSNIESWETINTFYSRIFGIYNICANRVGEETFGECEPAGLSMEFPHQVPKTYRFWGGSEIINPYGQRIAKARLYEDDIVFGELSREILREKRVQLPYLRNDDPYFTHRELQRILFRKLTTPSPLKANYTCHRKEDQA; this is encoded by the coding sequence ATGCGCATCGCCGTATGCCAGACCAGCCCGGTCCTCCTGGATGTCCAGGCCAATCTGGCCGATGTCATCGAAAAGATCCATGCAGGGCGCGAACAGGGTGCGGAGATGGTTGTCTTTCCCGAGCTCGCGCTGACAGGCTACTTCGTGGGGCACCACTACCCGAAGGTCGCCCTTCGGATGGATTCGAAGGAAATCCGCCAGATCGCCGAGGCGACGCGCGGCACGGCCGCCGTCGTCGGGTTCATCGAGGAATCCCCCTCGATGAACTTCTATAACTCCGCCCTCGTCGCCGTGGACGGCGAACTCCTCTTCGCCTACCGCAAACTCAATCTCCCGAACTACGGCGTTTTCGAGGAGAGAAAATATTACTCCTCCGGGAAAAGGGTCCCGGTCTTCCGCTACGGCGGCTATTGCTTCGCCGTCTACGTCTGCAACGACCTCTGGCACCCGTCCCTTCCCTACCTTGGGGTCACCCAGAAGGCCGACGTCTTCATCACGGTCATCAACTCGTCCAAGGAATCGATGGGCGAGGGATTTTCCAACATCGAAAGCTGGGAGACCATCAACACCTTCTATTCGCGCATTTTCGGCATTTACAACATCTGCGCGAACCGGGTCGGTGAGGAAACCTTCGGGGAATGCGAACCCGCCGGCCTGTCGATGGAGTTTCCCCATCAGGTTCCGAAGACCTACCGGTTCTGGGGCGGGAGCGAGATCATCAACCCCTACGGGCAGAGGATCGCCAAGGCGCGCCTCTACGAAGACGACATCGTGTTCGGGGAGCTCTCACGGGAGATCCTCCGTGAAAAGAGGGTTCAGCTGCCCTACCTGCGCAATGACGACCCCTACTTCACCCACCGGGAGCTGCAGCGCATCCTGTTCCGGAAGCTGACCACCCCCTCTCCCCTGAAGGCGAATTACACGTGCCACCGCAAAGAAGATCAGGCATGA
- the fusA gene encoding elongation factor G codes for MSERMERLRNLGISAHIDSGKTTLTERILFYTHRIHAIHEVRGKDGVGAKMDSMELERERGITIASAATHCEWKGYQINIIDTPGHVDFTIEVERALRVLDGAVLILCAVGGVQSQSLTVDRQMNRYRVPRIAFINKCDRSGANPLRVVDQLRTRLNHNAVLVQLPIGAEGDFCGVVDLVGMRALYFEGPKGEEIRVEAIPADLADQAARRREELLDAASMFSDELMEAIFEDQVTEPLVIEALRRGTLSRQLTPVFVGSAYKNIGVQALLDGVTRFLPGPADISNEALDLEAGEQTVPLEPDPDAPLVALAFKLEVTPYGQLTYMRIYQGSLGKGDDLVISRTRKKLKVGRLVRMHADEMEDISRAEAGDIVALFGIDCFSGDTFTDGRLNVSMSSMFVPEPVISLALTPQDNKSQVNMSKALNRFMKEDPTFRSHVDPESGETIISGMGELHLDIYLERMKREFNAAVTAGMPQVAYREAVTERVAFDYTHKKQTGGAGQYGRVAGYLAPSEEGEYTFVNEVKGGAIPTEFIPAVDKGFQSCLKKGLLIGFPVIGMTVGVNDGQAHSVDSSEMAFSQAAVGAFKQAYMKARPVILEPIMKVSVECPSEYQGGVMASLNQRRGLIMGSTEDGVFTGVEAEVPLAEMFGYATVLRSLTQGKGEFTMEFARYAKLPEALAEDLKKRLREKKTKGDNIS; via the coding sequence ATGTCAGAGAGAATGGAAAGATTGCGGAATTTGGGCATCAGCGCCCACATCGATTCGGGCAAGACCACGCTCACGGAGAGGATCCTCTTCTATACCCACCGGATTCATGCGATCCATGAGGTCCGCGGGAAGGACGGCGTGGGCGCCAAGATGGATTCGATGGAGCTCGAACGGGAGCGCGGCATCACCATCGCCTCGGCCGCGACGCACTGCGAGTGGAAGGGCTATCAAATCAACATCATTGACACGCCGGGGCACGTCGATTTCACGATCGAGGTCGAGCGGGCGCTGCGCGTCCTGGACGGTGCGGTCCTGATCCTGTGCGCGGTGGGCGGGGTGCAGTCCCAGTCCCTGACGGTGGACCGGCAGATGAACCGCTACCGGGTGCCGAGGATCGCCTTCATCAACAAGTGCGACCGTTCGGGCGCCAACCCGCTCCGGGTGGTGGATCAGCTGAGGACGCGGCTGAACCACAATGCGGTCCTCGTTCAGCTGCCGATCGGCGCCGAAGGGGATTTCTGCGGCGTCGTGGACCTGGTGGGCATGCGGGCCTTGTACTTCGAAGGTCCGAAAGGGGAGGAAATCCGGGTCGAAGCGATCCCGGCCGACCTGGCCGATCAGGCAGCCAGAAGGCGGGAGGAACTCCTCGATGCCGCCTCCATGTTCTCGGATGAGCTGATGGAGGCCATCTTCGAGGATCAGGTCACGGAGCCGCTCGTCATCGAGGCCCTGCGCCGCGGGACGCTCTCCCGGCAGTTGACCCCGGTCTTCGTTGGTTCGGCCTACAAGAATATCGGGGTGCAGGCCCTGCTCGACGGGGTGACCCGTTTCCTGCCGGGGCCTGCAGATATCTCGAACGAGGCCCTCGACCTCGAGGCCGGGGAGCAAACGGTGCCGCTTGAGCCCGACCCGGATGCCCCGCTCGTGGCGTTGGCGTTCAAACTGGAGGTGACGCCCTACGGTCAGTTGACCTATATGCGCATCTACCAGGGGTCGCTCGGCAAGGGGGACGACCTCGTCATCTCGCGCACCCGCAAGAAGCTCAAGGTCGGCCGGCTCGTCCGCATGCACGCGGACGAGATGGAGGACATCAGCCGGGCGGAGGCGGGCGACATCGTCGCGCTGTTCGGGATCGACTGTTTTTCGGGCGACACCTTCACGGACGGGCGCCTGAACGTGAGCATGTCGTCGATGTTCGTGCCCGAACCCGTCATCTCCCTGGCCCTGACGCCGCAGGACAACAAGAGCCAGGTGAACATGTCCAAGGCCCTGAACCGTTTCATGAAGGAGGATCCGACCTTCCGGTCCCACGTCGATCCGGAGTCCGGGGAGACGATCATCTCCGGCATGGGGGAGCTGCATCTGGACATCTACCTCGAGCGGATGAAGCGGGAGTTCAATGCCGCCGTGACGGCCGGCATGCCGCAGGTCGCCTACCGGGAGGCGGTCACCGAACGGGTCGCCTTCGACTACACCCACAAGAAGCAGACCGGCGGCGCCGGCCAGTACGGGCGTGTCGCCGGCTACCTGGCCCCGTCCGAGGAGGGGGAGTACACCTTCGTCAACGAGGTCAAGGGCGGGGCCATCCCGACCGAGTTCATCCCCGCGGTGGACAAGGGGTTTCAATCCTGCCTCAAGAAGGGCCTGCTGATCGGGTTCCCGGTCATCGGCATGACGGTCGGGGTGAACGACGGGCAGGCGCACAGCGTCGACTCCTCGGAGATGGCCTTCAGCCAGGCGGCGGTCGGCGCATTCAAGCAGGCCTACATGAAGGCGCGGCCGGTCATTCTCGAACCGATCATGAAGGTGTCCGTCGAGTGCCCCTCGGAGTATCAGGGGGGGGTCATGGCCTCCTTGAACCAGCGCCGGGGGCTCATCATGGGGTCTACGGAAGACGGGGTCTTCACCGGGGTCGAGGCCGAGGTGCCTCTGGCTGAGATGTTCGGCTACGCGACCGTGCTCCGTTCCCTGACCCAGGGCAAGGGCGAGTTCACCATGGAGTTCGCACGCTATGCGAAGCTGCCGGAGGCCCTCGCGGAGGATCTGAAAAAGCGCCTCAGGGAGAAGAAGACAAAGGGGGATAACATCTCATGA
- a CDS encoding acyl-CoA dehydrogenase family protein, whose translation MAEKRVFAGGEFLVTDVAPEDVFTPEDFTEEHKMIYETAKDFVAKEVQPHIEALEEKNHDLVLKLLKQSGELGLLGTDIPESYGGLGLDKVSTTVVGEVMGTAGSFSVVYGAHTGIGTLPIVYFGNEAQKEKYLPLLSSGEWCAAYCLTEPGAGSDALNARTKAVLSEDGKFYVMNGEKMFITNAGWASSFVVYAKVDGEKFTGFIVEKDFPGVSTGKEEKKMGVHGSSTRPVILEDAQVPVENVLYEVGKGHKIAFNILNLGRWKLGAMTVGGCKGCVTQAVKYANGRVQFKVPISSFGMIKSKLAEMAVRTFMSESMMYRMAGMFDDKLGTLDAEAKKSGAENAKAIEEYAAECSITKVYGSECLDYCVDEYVQILGGYGFCAEYPAERYYRDSRINKIWEGTNEINRMLVPGTMMRRAMQGRLALLPAAQAIAGFLMGYSPLSVELPDTPLAQQEHMVGMAKKIALMVAGVAAQKFGANLAKEQEILAKIADIVIEIFAMESGLLRALKIIGKEGEDKARYQIEAVKVYVDDMIPKIEGWAKQVIAYTEGGDMLRTQLAGIKKLARYQPIDAVSLKRSIADRIIEMEAYPF comes from the coding sequence ATGGCGGAGAAAAGGGTTTTTGCAGGCGGGGAGTTTCTCGTCACGGATGTGGCGCCGGAGGATGTCTTTACGCCGGAAGACTTCACTGAAGAACATAAGATGATCTACGAAACAGCCAAGGACTTCGTGGCCAAGGAGGTCCAGCCCCATATCGAAGCACTGGAGGAGAAGAACCACGACCTGGTTCTGAAACTGCTCAAGCAGTCCGGCGAGCTGGGTCTGCTCGGGACCGACATCCCGGAGTCGTACGGAGGGCTTGGACTCGACAAGGTCAGCACGACCGTGGTGGGCGAAGTCATGGGGACGGCCGGCTCCTTTTCGGTCGTCTACGGGGCGCACACTGGGATCGGGACGCTGCCGATCGTCTACTTCGGCAACGAGGCCCAAAAAGAGAAGTACCTCCCGCTCCTCTCCTCCGGAGAGTGGTGCGCCGCCTACTGCCTGACCGAGCCCGGCGCGGGGTCCGATGCCCTCAACGCACGCACCAAGGCCGTGCTTTCGGAAGACGGCAAGTTCTACGTCATGAACGGTGAAAAGATGTTCATCACCAACGCCGGCTGGGCCTCGAGCTTCGTGGTGTACGCCAAGGTGGACGGGGAGAAGTTCACGGGTTTCATCGTCGAAAAGGACTTCCCGGGGGTCTCCACCGGGAAGGAAGAGAAGAAGATGGGTGTGCACGGCTCTTCGACCCGTCCGGTCATCCTCGAGGATGCCCAGGTGCCGGTCGAAAACGTCCTCTACGAAGTCGGCAAGGGCCACAAGATCGCCTTCAACATCCTGAACCTCGGGCGCTGGAAACTCGGGGCGATGACGGTCGGCGGCTGCAAGGGCTGCGTCACCCAGGCGGTCAAGTATGCCAATGGGCGGGTGCAGTTCAAGGTGCCCATCAGCTCGTTCGGGATGATCAAGAGCAAGCTCGCGGAGATGGCGGTCCGGACCTTCATGAGCGAGAGCATGATGTACCGCATGGCGGGGATGTTCGACGACAAACTGGGGACCCTGGACGCCGAGGCCAAGAAGAGCGGGGCCGAAAACGCCAAGGCGATCGAGGAGTACGCGGCCGAATGTTCGATCACCAAGGTCTACGGGTCCGAATGCCTGGATTACTGCGTCGACGAGTATGTCCAGATCCTTGGCGGCTACGGGTTCTGCGCCGAGTATCCGGCCGAGCGCTACTATCGGGATTCGCGCATCAACAAGATCTGGGAGGGTACGAACGAGATCAACCGGATGCTGGTGCCCGGAACGATGATGCGCCGGGCCATGCAGGGCCGGCTTGCCCTCCTTCCCGCCGCCCAGGCGATCGCCGGGTTCCTCATGGGCTATTCGCCGCTGTCGGTGGAGCTGCCGGATACGCCGCTCGCCCAGCAGGAGCACATGGTCGGGATGGCCAAGAAGATCGCCCTCATGGTGGCCGGCGTGGCGGCGCAGAAGTTCGGGGCGAACCTGGCGAAGGAGCAGGAGATCCTTGCCAAGATCGCGGACATCGTCATCGAGATCTTCGCCATGGAGAGCGGGCTGCTGCGCGCGCTCAAGATCATCGGCAAGGAGGGCGAGGACAAGGCCCGCTATCAGATCGAGGCCGTCAAGGTTTACGTCGATGATATGATCCCCAAGATCGAGGGCTGGGCCAAACAGGTCATCGCCTATACGGAGGGCGGTGACATGCTGCGTACTCAGTTGGCCGGAATCAAGAAGCTTGCGCGCTACCAGCCCATCGACGCCGTGAGCCTCAAACGGTCGATTGCTGACCGCATCATCGAGATGGAGGCGTATCCCTTCTGA